Genomic DNA from Nitrospirae bacterium CG2_30_53_67:
ATGGATCAGAGAGCTTCAACCGGACGATCCAACCGTCCCCGTAGGGGCTTTCATTGATCGTATCCGGAGAATCCTCGATATCCTCGTTGACCTCGATCACGGTCCCGCTGACGGGCGCGATCACCGAAGAGGTGGCCTTTGTGGATTCCACCTCTGCCATCTCATCACCCGCCTCAAATTCATCTTCCTCTTCAGGGACATCCACATAGACGATGTCTCCCAAGCTCTCCTGGGCAAAATCCGTGATACCGATCGTCCCCTCATCGTCCTCAACTCGTACCCAGGTATGGTCCTTCGAATATTTCAGATCCTCTGGATACATCCCCAGCACCTCCTTTTTAATGGTTGAGACCTCTTCCAGATCACCAACAATAAATCTGAAAACGCGCTGATCTTATACAACATGTTTTTATCTGTCAAGTGTAAAAAAACCGGAAAGTCAAAACAAAGATTTTGAGATAAAACCGTTAGAAAAACCAGAACCTTTTGGGTTTGGGAAGCCTTTTGGCCGGGGCCGGGTCTATGCTTTGGCAGCGAAGAACCGCTTCCGGATAGTCCTTGACCAGCCTCATGGCCCCCGTTTCTCCGATGATCTGCCCGGCCGCACGAACCGCAGGGGAAAGATCGGGCCTCCTCCAACCGGTAGAATGGGCATCCGAGGCAATGAAATGCACGGCATCCGCCTCGATCATCCTGCAGGCAAAGCGTTCGCAATCCTTGCCGAATTCCCCGGTCAGGCTCATGGCCGTGACCTGGCACAGGGCCCCCTGGTCCAGCAGATCAAGAAGGATCTCCTCCCGTTTCAAAATCACCTGATTTCTTTCGGGATGAGTGATCACCGGCACCAAGCTGCTCCCGATCATCCTCTGGACCACCTCGTTTAGCTTCGGCGGCAGGACCATGGAGGGGAGTTCCATCAGAAAATACCGGCTGTTATTCAGGGTCAGCGCCTGGTTTGTCTGTATCATCTCCACCATGTCGGGAATTAGGTGCAAATCAGCGCCGACATAGAGGTTCAAGGGGATCCCTTCAGATTCAAGGGCCTCACGGGTCTTAACATAGGCATTCAGGATCGACTCCCTGCTGGTTGAAAAGAGACCGTTGAACATATGCGGGGTGGCAAAAACCGTTGTAATCCCATGGTCAACGGCCATGCGGCACATATCGAGGGTTTCCTGTAAATTCTCAGGTCCGTCGTCCAGTCCCGGGAGAATATGGCAGTGGATATCGATCATGAATTCAGTTGTCAGTTGTCAGTTGTCAGCAAATACAAATCTTTTATGAAACATACCTCTTCTCCAATACTTCAGTCAACCCAAGATTCCAAAATGTGATAACTGCCGAAGGCAGCAAGGATAGAGAAAGGCGGGTCATGCGGCGCAAAGTGGTCCTGTTCGTAAATGTGGTGGCGTACCGAGAGGGTCGTAGGGCGGTCTCATCAAGGCGCGCGACTGAGGTGTACCCCCTGTGGTACGCCGCAAGGAGCGAAACGCAGAGGAGGCGGCCCTACGGCACTCGAATACCACCATATTTACGAATAGGGCCACTAATGGACGGAGTC
This window encodes:
- a CDS encoding glycine cleavage system protein H — its product is MYPEDLKYSKDHTWVRVEDDEGTIGITDFAQESLGDIVYVDVPEEEDEFEAGDEMAEVESTKATSSVIAPVSGTVIEVNEDIEDSPDTINESPYGDGWIVRLKLSDPSEIKVLMDAAAYQKFLEEEGE